AATCAGGACAACTCTATTACGGAATTTTGCATCCTGATCGACGGGTTCAAGTTTTAGATGCTCCGCCTTGGCTGAAAGGCCAACTCATGGACGTGTGGCTACCTGCCCAAGATTACAAGCTGTTAGCCCCGTGTGCACCGTCAAAGATCCTCGCCGTTGGCAAAAACTACCTCAAGCACGCCCTTGAAATGGGAGGCGATGTGCCGACAGAACCTCTCATTTTCATGAAGCCTTCCACGAGCCTGACCAGCCCCAATGCTCCAATTTATTATCCGTCCCAATCCAGCCAGGTGGACTACGAAGGGGAGCTAGCGCTGGTGATTGGCGATCGCTGCTTTGGCTGCACGCCCGAAGAGGCTCGTGCCAAAATTTGGGGATACACGATTGCCAATGATGTCACCGCCAGAGACTTACAGCGCAAAGACCACCAATGGACAAGAGCGAAAGGATTTGACTCCTTTTGTCCGTTGGGGCCGTGGATTGTACGCGAGTTAGCTCCGGGTGCGCGACTGCAAACATTTTTGAACGATGAACCCACACCCGTCCAATCCGCCAAAATTGATGAGATGGCATTTCCCCCCCATGTGCTTGTGTCTTATATCAGCGAAGTGATGACTCTGCTTCCCGGCGACATCGTTCTCACAGGCACTCCGGCAGGGGTAGGGCCGATGGAGGTAGGCGATCGCGTCCGGGTTGAGATTGAGGGCATCGGATCGTTAGAAAACATGGTAGCCCTAAGGGAGATCAAAGCGCAGGCAAAAGCAGTCAGCGAAACACCT
This genomic window from Synechococcales cyanobacterium T60_A2020_003 contains:
- a CDS encoding fumarylacetoacetate hydrolase family protein, which translates into the protein MAQRYVRVQMESGQLYYGILHPDRRVQVLDAPPWLKGQLMDVWLPAQDYKLLAPCAPSKILAVGKNYLKHALEMGGDVPTEPLIFMKPSTSLTSPNAPIYYPSQSSQVDYEGELALVIGDRCFGCTPEEARAKIWGYTIANDVTARDLQRKDHQWTRAKGFDSFCPLGPWIVRELAPGARLQTFLNDEPTPVQSAKIDEMAFPPHVLVSYISEVMTLLPGDIVLTGTPAGVGPMEVGDRVRVEIEGIGSLENMVALREIKAQAKAVSETPSKLVTPTTNDE